One Polaribacter sp. SA4-12 genomic window carries:
- a CDS encoding AIR synthase related protein, producing MSQEVSKRYAQRGVSASKEDVHNAIKNIDKGLFPKAFCKIVPDYLTNDDDYCLIMHADGAGTKSSLAYMYWKETGDISVWKGIAQDALIMNIDDLLCVGATDNIMLSSTIGRNKSKIPGEVLSAIINGTEELIEDLKGFGVTIHSTGGETADVGDLVRTIIVDSTVTARMKRTDVVDNANIKAGDVIVGLESFGQASYETEYNGGMGSNGLTSARHDVFHKYLAEKYPESFDAAVPEELVYSGNTKLTDAVENSPIDAGKLVLSPTRTYAPIIKKILSEFNSETVHGMIHCSGGAQTKILHFVDNLHIVKDNMFSIPPLFKLIQEQSNTDWKEMYQVFNCGHRMEIYVSPEIAADIIAISKSFNVDAKIVGRVEASATKKLTITSEFGVFEY from the coding sequence ATGAGTCAAGAAGTTTCTAAAAGATACGCACAAAGAGGTGTTTCTGCATCAAAAGAAGATGTACACAATGCAATTAAGAATATAGACAAAGGTTTGTTTCCAAAAGCATTTTGTAAAATTGTACCAGATTACTTAACAAATGATGATGATTATTGTTTAATCATGCATGCAGATGGCGCAGGTACAAAATCTTCTCTAGCATATATGTATTGGAAAGAAACTGGCGATATTTCTGTTTGGAAAGGCATTGCTCAAGATGCGTTAATCATGAATATTGACGATTTACTTTGTGTTGGTGCAACAGATAACATTATGTTATCTTCTACAATTGGTAGAAATAAAAGTAAAATTCCTGGTGAAGTTTTATCCGCAATTATAAACGGAACAGAAGAATTAATCGAAGACTTAAAAGGTTTTGGAGTTACCATTCATTCAACCGGAGGAGAAACTGCAGATGTTGGCGATTTAGTTCGTACAATTATTGTAGACTCTACAGTAACTGCAAGAATGAAACGTACAGATGTTGTTGATAACGCAAACATAAAAGCAGGTGATGTAATTGTTGGTTTAGAATCTTTCGGGCAAGCAAGTTACGAAACTGAATATAATGGAGGAATGGGCTCTAACGGATTAACGTCTGCAAGACACGATGTTTTTCATAAATATTTAGCAGAAAAATACCCAGAAAGTTTTGATGCTGCTGTACCTGAAGAGTTAGTGTATTCTGGTAATACAAAACTAACTGACGCAGTAGAAAATTCTCCTATTGATGCAGGTAAATTAGTATTGTCTCCAACAAGAACATACGCGCCAATTATTAAGAAAATCTTATCAGAATTTAATTCTGAAACTGTACACGGAATGATTCATTGTTCTGGTGGTGCACAAACAAAAATATTACACTTTGTAGATAATTTACATATTGTAAAAGACAACATGTTTTCGATACCACCATTATTTAAGTTGATACAAGAACAATCGAATACAGATTGGAAAGAAATGTATCAAGTATTTAACTGTGGACATAGAATGGAAATTTATGTTTCTCCAGAAATTGCTGCAGACATTATTGCAATCTCAAAATCGTTTAACGTAGATGCTAAAATAGTGGGTCGAGTAGAAGCATCAGCAACTAAAAAACTGACGATTACAAGTGAGTTTGGTGTTTTTGAATATTAA
- a CDS encoding carboxypeptidase regulatory-like domain-containing protein codes for MKKVIRILLITLFFTSCGEDGSIGLIEYGNLTGKVVKKEGFVPLENVKITLSPTNNTVFTDAEGIYSFEEIEAQEYAVQATKEGYLDEFEGATVSVNGTVNVVLEMEISTALNKAPAKPELIAPEDGAVDLLNEVELIWEASDPDEDVLTYTIEIRNDFNNDVTKITDLVDKSYTLSDCKYGAKYFWSVEVTDNINAEVISSLRSFTIKADPENRYLYVKNEGGNNVIYSSSFSDSDNVVLNTVQLTASNLNSWRPRRSNIPNLVAFLRIDNNEAHIYTMKTNGDDLKKVTSSVPVAGFNLNEMDFSWSADGSKILYPYFDKLYSINIDGSGLQRIYQTLDGSLITECDWSSDGSKIAIKTNNETGYNSSILVISLSGSVLDVVITGVKGALGGLNFSASGNKLLFSRDVSDFQATSYRQLDTRMFIYNFTDKTFFDASINEKQSGTNDLDPRFSPNEAYLIFVNTSNDGISEKNVTKTNLSGSIKRVNLFTNATMPDWE; via the coding sequence ATGAAAAAAGTAATAAGAATATTATTGATTACACTCTTTTTTACTAGTTGTGGAGAAGATGGAAGTATTGGTCTGATAGAATATGGGAATTTAACAGGTAAAGTTGTTAAAAAAGAGGGTTTTGTTCCTTTAGAAAACGTAAAAATAACTTTATCACCTACAAATAATACGGTTTTTACAGATGCTGAAGGAATTTATAGTTTTGAGGAAATTGAAGCCCAAGAATACGCAGTGCAAGCTACAAAGGAAGGGTATTTAGATGAGTTTGAAGGGGCAACAGTAAGTGTAAATGGTACTGTAAATGTTGTTTTAGAAATGGAAATTTCTACAGCGCTAAATAAAGCACCTGCTAAACCAGAATTGATAGCGCCAGAAGATGGAGCGGTTGATTTATTGAATGAAGTTGAATTGATATGGGAAGCAAGTGACCCGGATGAAGACGTGTTAACATATACCATTGAAATTAGAAACGATTTTAATAATGATGTAACCAAAATTACAGATCTTGTAGATAAAAGCTACACATTATCCGATTGTAAATATGGCGCAAAATACTTTTGGAGTGTTGAGGTTACCGATAATATTAATGCTGAGGTTATAAGTAGTCTTCGGTCTTTTACAATTAAAGCAGATCCAGAAAACAGGTACTTATACGTTAAAAATGAAGGTGGAAATAATGTAATTTATTCTTCAAGTTTTAGTGATTCAGATAATGTGGTTTTAAATACAGTTCAATTAACAGCTTCAAATTTAAATTCATGGAGGCCTAGAAGGAGTAACATACCAAACTTAGTCGCTTTTTTAAGAATTGATAATAATGAGGCACATATATATACGATGAAAACGAATGGAGATGATCTTAAAAAAGTAACATCTTCAGTACCTGTTGCAGGTTTTAACCTAAATGAAATGGATTTTTCTTGGTCTGCTGATGGAAGTAAAATACTTTACCCATATTTTGATAAGTTGTATTCAATAAATATTGATGGTAGTGGTCTTCAACGAATATATCAAACATTAGATGGTAGTTTAATAACAGAATGTGATTGGAGTAGTGATGGATCAAAAATAGCAATCAAAACAAATAATGAAACGGGGTATAATAGTTCAATTTTAGTTATTAGTTTGAGTGGTAGTGTTTTGGATGTTGTAATTACTGGGGTTAAAGGTGCTTTAGGAGGATTAAATTTTTCTGCATCGGGTAATAAATTATTGTTTTCTAGAGATGTTTCTGATTTTCAGGCTACAAGTTATAGGCAGTTAGATACTAGAATGTTTATTTATAATTTTACAGACAAAACATTTTTTGATGCTTCTATAAACGAAAAACAAAGCGGAACAAATGATTTAGATCCTCGTTTTTCGCCAAATGAAGCGTATCTTATTTTTGTAAACACATCTAATGATGGTATTTCTGAAAAAAACGTAACCAAAACAAATTTATCTGGAAGTATTAAAAGAGTAAATTTATTTACAAACGCAACAATGCCAGATTGGGAATAA
- a CDS encoding CsgG/HfaB family protein, which translates to MRKFTSIIYLLMISLLTSCGAYFNQPFNQKKARIGENTSPEFLAQKFLPSDKIIVGVYKFRDQTGQYKPVENGSTFSTAVTQGGTTILLKSLEESGWFRPIERENIGNLLNERQIIRNTRQEYANGQKVTMPPLLFAGTIIEGGVVSYDSNIITGGSGLRYFGAGMSNQYRQDRITVYLRAVSTSTGEILKNVYVSKTILSQGISANLYRYVSLRRLLEVETGVTKNEPAQLAVKEAIDKAVDLLIVEGIIGGVWKPNGGEGAVNVVKEAYRKEKVEADKTELYDRRVENRRSRVAVGAGMGLSQIKGDYANPTSQFGFDFKLKYSFVDPKFNFWGTLGRFELANKDTFRGTFIASGLNIEYMVLPYEKFTPYIYVGVGSVSRKNLSNTFFKFQGGLGFEYLITNKVGFFLNGEYNLLQSDSLDGQIVGDKNDLIIRYGAGINVYF; encoded by the coding sequence GAAAAAAGCTAGAATTGGAGAGAATACCTCGCCTGAATTTCTAGCCCAAAAATTTCTTCCATCAGATAAAATTATTGTTGGTGTCTATAAATTTAGAGACCAAACAGGGCAATACAAACCAGTTGAAAATGGATCTACATTTAGTACAGCTGTAACCCAAGGAGGAACCACCATTTTACTAAAATCACTTGAAGAATCTGGATGGTTTAGACCTATCGAAAGAGAAAATATCGGAAACCTTTTAAACGAACGACAAATAATTAGAAATACACGTCAAGAATATGCAAATGGTCAAAAGGTAACAATGCCACCTTTACTTTTTGCAGGTACAATCATTGAAGGAGGTGTTGTTTCTTACGATTCAAATATTATAACAGGAGGATCTGGATTGCGGTATTTTGGGGCAGGAATGTCTAACCAATATCGTCAAGACAGAATTACAGTTTACCTAAGAGCAGTATCTACATCAACTGGGGAAATTTTAAAGAACGTATATGTTTCAAAAACTATTTTATCCCAAGGTATTTCAGCAAATTTATATCGGTATGTATCCTTAAGAAGATTGTTAGAGGTAGAAACAGGAGTCACTAAAAATGAACCAGCACAATTAGCTGTAAAAGAAGCAATAGACAAAGCTGTAGACTTATTAATTGTTGAAGGTATTATTGGTGGTGTTTGGAAACCTAATGGAGGTGAAGGAGCAGTAAATGTTGTTAAAGAGGCGTATAGAAAAGAAAAAGTTGAGGCAGATAAAACAGAGCTTTATGATAGAAGGGTAGAAAACAGAAGATCTAGGGTAGCTGTAGGAGCAGGAATGGGGTTATCTCAGATAAAAGGAGATTATGCAAATCCAACTTCTCAATTTGGTTTTGATTTTAAGTTAAAATACTCTTTCGTTGACCCTAAATTTAATTTCTGGGGTACTTTAGGTAGGTTTGAGTTAGCTAATAAAGACACGTTTCGTGGAACTTTTATAGCTTCTGGGCTTAATATTGAATATATGGTTTTACCATATGAAAAATTTACACCATACATATATGTTGGGGTTGGATCTGTGTCAAGAAAGAATTTAAGTAATACCTTTTTTAAATTTCAAGGCGGATTAGGTTTTGAATATTTAATTACAAATAAAGTTGGTTTTTTCTTAAACGGTGAATATAATTTACTGCAAAGTGACAGTTTAGATGGACAAATTGTTGGAGATAAAAACGATCTAATTATTCGTTACGGAGCTGGTATTAATGTATATTTTTAA